The Bacteroidetes Order II. bacterium genome includes a window with the following:
- a CDS encoding RtcB family protein produces MEVVNYSAEPLNKIYNWLPHDLKAEKVIFFPDACPGKSPLPTGTVVYTEQKDWRKFAISDCGCGMLLCEADLTKSDFKKEKWDNIYFDIKANKGKLGDLGSGNHFLDALESYTDDKLYFLIHTGSRNESKLVDDLIDQPKKFDTKFYDVCEWAKDNRFAIFKILEKYFGRLSLTWSHFHGHSVKLEK; encoded by the coding sequence ATGGAAGTTGTAAATTATTCAGCAGAGCCTTTAAATAAAATATATAACTGGCTTCCTCACGATTTAAAGGCAGAAAAAGTAATTTTTTTCCCGGATGCCTGCCCAGGAAAATCTCCCCTCCCTACAGGAACAGTTGTTTATACCGAACAAAAAGATTGGCGCAAATTTGCAATATCGGACTGCGGTTGTGGCATGTTATTGTGCGAGGCAGATTTAACAAAATCAGATTTTAAAAAAGAAAAATGGGATAATATATATTTTGATATTAAAGCGAATAAAGGTAAACTGGGAGATTTGGGTTCAGGTAATCATTTTCTGGATGCATTGGAGTCATATACAGATGACAAACTCTATTTTTTAATTCATACAGGTTCACGTAATGAATCAAAACTGGTTGACGATCTAATTGACCAACCAAAGAAATTTGATACTAAATTTTATGATGTTTGTGAATGGGCAAAAGACAATAGGTTTGCAATTTTTAAAATATTAGAGAAGTATTTCGGACGGCTTAGTCTGACATGGTCCCATTTTCACGGACACAGCGTTAAGTTAGAAAAGTAG
- a CDS encoding CPBP family intramembrane metalloprotease: protein MAKYLVQSELLLSKDIEVKSYKFLIMSIFLFPVILLIILTFQPRVMYNKESIFYLLSTNILYIHLIIFLLLVIVFINKIGKVSLADLGLNKKDFVKSLWLIPIVWILEQIFLLGFVFFTNYGIKINEVWLDQNKAIKELSYFVANTIATGLNEESFFRGFLFLQFFHHFKNNFIHNNKLKAFLFAALFSSVVFSLCHLQFNLVVFAFLIVGGLIGVVIYVLTNNLFYGIILHGFFNSPLPLIESSDGHAKLSVLLVIGIVVMTDVLIKSNTHRYFNKNDNSLLH, encoded by the coding sequence ATGGCAAAATATTTAGTACAATCTGAATTGCTTCTAAGTAAAGATATAGAAGTCAAAAGTTATAAATTTTTAATAATGTCTATTTTTTTGTTTCCTGTTATCCTTTTAATAATTTTAACATTTCAGCCAAGAGTTATGTACAATAAAGAAAGTATATTTTACTTGCTTTCGACGAATATATTATATATTCACTTAATTATTTTTTTACTATTGGTAATTGTTTTTATTAATAAAATCGGAAAAGTATCATTGGCTGATTTGGGTTTAAATAAGAAGGATTTTGTCAAATCATTATGGCTTATTCCAATAGTTTGGATTTTAGAACAAATATTTCTTTTGGGTTTTGTTTTTTTTACAAATTATGGTATAAAAATTAATGAAGTATGGCTGGATCAAAATAAAGCCATAAAAGAATTATCATATTTTGTGGCAAATACAATAGCAACAGGTTTGAATGAGGAATCTTTTTTTAGAGGTTTTTTATTTCTTCAATTTTTTCATCATTTTAAAAATAATTTTATTCATAATAATAAACTAAAAGCATTTTTATTTGCAGCGTTATTTTCTTCAGTAGTCTTTTCATTATGTCATTTGCAATTCAATTTAGTGGTTTTTGCTTTTTTAATTGTTGGGGGATTGATTGGAGTAGTTATTTATGTTTTGACAAACAATCTCTTCTATGGAATAATTTTACACGGCTTTTTTAATTCACCTTTACCATTAATCGAATCTTCAGATGGTCACGCTAAACTATCAGTACTTTTGGTCATAGGAATTGTTGTCATGACTGATGTACTAATAAAATCAAATACCCACCGCTATTTTAATAAAAATGATAATTCTTTGCTTCATTGA